The proteins below come from a single Eucalyptus grandis isolate ANBG69807.140 chromosome 3, ASM1654582v1, whole genome shotgun sequence genomic window:
- the LOC104415517 gene encoding LOW QUALITY PROTEIN: glutathione synthetase, chloroplastic (The sequence of the model RefSeq protein was modified relative to this genomic sequence to represent the inferred CDS: inserted 1 base in 1 codon), which yields MGAVQSSPLALTTADACFIPVASALLPPRASSHVAKPRSNSFLSGRIRRVDEILEPPVSKFTSPVAQNPIFPRCLPLKCVRSEMEAKNDEAAGKPTSGFVEIDQGLIDQMVYDALVWSSLHGLVVGDRNVNRSGKVPGVGLTHAPFALLPISFPESQFREACELAPIFNELVDRVSLDGKFLQDSLSRTKKVDAFTSRLLDIHSKMMEINKKDEIRLGLHRSDYMLDEQTKLLLQIELNTISSSFSGLGCLVSELHRSLLSHYGETLGLDPRRIPTNAAVSHYAEALAKAWIEFNNLKATVLVVVQTEERNMYDQHWLSSVLRERHNVRSIRKTLAEIDAEGELQPDGTLLVGGVPVAVIYFRAGYTPNDYPSESEWRARLLMEESSAIKCPSISYHLAGXKKIQQELAKPNVLERFLENKEDIAKIRKCFAGLWSLEDPHIVGKAIESPELFVMKPQREGGGNNIYGDDVRETLLRLQREGSEENAAYILMQRIFPSISPTTLIRDGICYKDHAMSELGVYSAYLRNKENVIVNEQCGYLMRTKISSSNEGGVASGFAVLDSLYLT from the exons ATGGGAGCCGTTCAGTCATCTCCACTAGCTCTCACCACGGCTGACGCATGCTTTATCCCCGTGGCGTccgctcttcttcctcctcgcgCTTCGTCCCACGTAGCCAAACCCAGATCGAACTCTTTCCTTTCGGGCCGGATTCGGAGAGTTGATGAGATCCTAGAGCCGCCCGTTTCGAAATTCACGAGCCCCGTCGCCCAAAATCCGATCTTTCCGCGGTGTCTGCCTTTGAAGTGCGTGAGGTCCGAGATGGAGGCCAAGAACGATGAGGCCGCGGGAAAACCCACGTCGGGTTTCGTCGAAATTGATCAGGGTTTGATTGATCAGATGGTTTATGATGCTCTGGTTTGGAGTTCTCTTCATGGGCTCGTCGTCGGCGACAGGAATGTTAAC AGATCAGGAAAAGTACCTGGTGTCGGTCTGACGCATGCTCCGTTTGCTTTGTTGCCCATCTCATTCCCGGAGAGTCAGTTTAGAGAGGCTTGCGAATTAGCTCCTATTTTCAATGAGCTTGTCGATCGTGTGAGTTTGGATGGAAAGTTTTTACAAGATTCATTATCCAG AACAAAAAAGGTGGATGCTTTCACCTCTCGACTCTTAGATATTCATTCCAAGATgatggaaattaataaaaaagat GAGATACGACTGGGTTTGCATCGATCGGATTATATGCTTGATGAACAAACAAAGTTACTGCTTCAGATAGAACTGAACACCATATCATCCTCATTTTCGGGTCTTGGCTGTCTTGTTAGTGAGCTCCACAG GTCCTTGCTCAGCCATTATGGTGAAACTCTTGGGTTAGATCCCAGGAGGATCCCTACCAATGCTGCTGTGAGTCATTATGCAGAGGCCTTGGCCAAAGCTTGGATTGAGTTCAATAACCTGAA GGCCACTGTTCTGGTTGTGGTTCAGACAGAGGAACGAAATATGTATGACCAGCACTGGCTTAGCTCTGTCTTGAGGGAAAG ACATAATGTGAGGTCTATTCGGAAGACCTTAGCAGAAATTGATGCAGAGGGGGAACTTCAGCCTGATGGGACGTTACTTGT AGGTGGAGTCCCTGTAGCAGTTATTTATTTTAGAGCTGGGTATACCCCAAATGATTATCCTTCAGAATCG GAATGGAGAGCAAGGCTACTTATGGAAGAGTCATCTGCAATTAAGTGCCCGTCAATATCTTATCATTTAGCCG ACAAAAAGATTCAGCAAGAACTTGCAAAACCTAATGTACTTGAAAG ATTCCTTGAGAACAAAGAAGACATTGCCAAGATCCGGAAATGCTTTGCAGGTTTATGGAGCCTAGAAGACCCTCATATTGTTGGTAAAGCAATTGAAAGTCCCGAGCTATTTGTCATGAAACCCCAGAGGGAAGGGGGAG GGAACAACATCTATGGCGACGATGTGAGAGAAACCCTATTAAGGCTGCAACGTGAAGGAAGTGAGGAGAATGCTGCCTATATCCTTATGCAAAGAATTTTTCCATCCATTTCTCCCACAACTCTCATTCGTGATGGCATTTGTTATAAAGATCACGCCATGTCAGAACTTGGGGTATATAGTGCTTATTTGAG GAACAAAGAGAATGTCATCGTAAATGAACAGTGTGGTTATTTAATGAGAACAAAGATATCGTCATCAAATGAAGGTGGAGTCGCTTCTGGATTTGCAGTTCTGGATAGCTTATATTTGACTTGA